One segment of Carya illinoinensis cultivar Pawnee chromosome 13, C.illinoinensisPawnee_v1, whole genome shotgun sequence DNA contains the following:
- the LOC122291364 gene encoding putative disease resistance protein RGA3, translating into MAEAILFNVAAKIIESLGSKALEEIGLFWGVPDELKKLKNTVSTIQAVLLDAEEQSAVNREVREWLENLKDVFYDADDLLDGFSTDYLLREMMTRDKMAKKVRIFFSKSNQLVYNLKMGHKIKTIRQKLDAISNDKKFHLEKRPEEIAIGARKRDDTHSFVLEAEVIGREDAKKEIIDMLLSDSNVKENVGILPITGIGGLGKTTLAQFIFNDEEVDKHFHELKMWVCVSDNFDVRKLVEKILESATKKKPESFEMDTLVHALRKEIGGKKYLLVLDDVWNEEVRKWDELKKLLMIGAIGSRILVTTRSAKVARITQTIEPYSLQGLDTQKSWCLFKQVAFENGQEPVNSRKKVEVGKKIVEKCSGVPLAIKTIGRLLSLEDSEAGWDSFEKNKMAEIKENDILPTLKLSYDQLPSHLKQCFAYCSIFPKDYVMKKSKLINLWMAQGFIKRSNQNECLEDVGHEYFMDLLWRSFFQEAKMDYLGNVITSKMHDLMHDLAMSMAGSLITTIDSEETNISEKTRHVSLIDNINFFSKIPTSSSKASRIRTLILHDKLRDLRVSCEAIFSNLKFLRVLDLHGGQLDLVPSSICKLKHLRDLDLSQNLKIEKLPDSISRLQNLYIL; encoded by the coding sequence ATGGCAGAAGCCATTCTCTTCAACGTTGCTGCAAAAATCATTGAGAGCTTGGGATCCAAGGCTCTCGAAGAGATCGGACTATTTTGGGGTGTCCCAGATGAGCTGAAGAAGCTCAAGAACACCGTTTCGACGATCCAAGCCGTGCTTCTCGATGCTGAGGAGCAATCGGCAGTGAACCGTGAAGTTAGAGAATGGCTTGAAAATCTTAAGGATGTCTTTTATGATGCAGACGACTTGCTGGATGGTTTCTCCACTGACTATCTATTGCGAGAGATGATGACTCGGGATAAGATGGCAAAAAAGGTACGAATCTTCTTCTCCAAATCAAACCAGCTTGTCTATAATCTGAAAATGGGCCATAAGATTAAGACGATTAGACAGAAGTTAGATGCCATTTCAAATGATAAGAAATTCCACTTGGAGAAACGCCCTGAGGAGATAGCAATCGGAGCTAGGAAGAGGGATGATACTCATTCCTTTGTACTTGAGGCAGAAGTTATTGGTAGAGAGGATGCCAAGAAGGAAATCATAGATATGCTTCTTTCTGATTCCAATGTTAAAGAGAATGTAGGAATCCTTCCGATTACTGGCATCGGAGGATTAGGAAAGACCACACTAGCTCAATTCATATTTAATGATGAGGAAGTAGATAAACATTTTCATGAGCTAAAAATGTGGGTGTGCGTCTCTGATAATTTTGATGTTAgaaaacttgttgaaaaaatccTAGAATCGGcaacaaaaaagaaaccagAGAGTTTTGAAATGGACACACTGGTGCATGCTCTTCGAAAAGAAATTGGTGGAAAGAAATACTTACTTGTTTTGGATGATGTTTGGAATGAGGAGGTTAGAAAATGGGATGAATTGAAAAAACTATTGATGATTGGTGCAATTGGAAGTAGAATACTAGTAACTACACGTAGTGCAAAAGTTGCAAGAATTACCCAAACAATTGAACCATACTCCTTACAGGGTTTAGACACCCAAAAGTCATGGTGTTTATTCAAGCAAGTGGCATTTGAGAACGGACAAGAGCCAGTGAATTCTAGAAAAAAAGTGGAAGTTGGAAAGAAGATTGTAGAAAAGTGTTCAGGTGTCCCTCTTGCCATCAAAACAATTGGAAGGTTACTGTCCTTGGAAGATTCTGAAGCTGGGTGGGATTCtttcgaaaaaaataaaatggcagaaataaaagaaaatgacatcTTACCAACTCTTAAGCTGAGTTATGATCAACTTCCATCACATTTGAAACAATGTTTTGCTTATTGTAGTATATTTCCCAAGGATTATGTgatgaaaaaatcaaaattgataAATCTCTGGATGGCACAGGGGTTTATCAAGCGATCCAATCAAAATGAATGTCTTGAAGATGTTGGTCATGAGTATTTCATGGATTTACTTTGGAGATCGTTCTTTCAAGAAGCTAAAATGGATTATTTGGGCAACGTCATTACGAGTAAAATGCACGACCTCATGCATGATCTTGCAATGTCAATGGCAGGATCGTTGATCACCACAATAGATTCTGAGGAAACAAATATTAGTGAGAAAACTCGGCACGTATCATTGATcgacaatattaattttttctctaaaattcCAACTTCCTCGTCTAAAGCCAGTAGGATACGAACACTTATTTTGCATGATAAACTCAGGGATTTGCGAGTGTCATGTGAagcaatcttttcaaatttgaagttcTTGCGAGTGCTGGATTTACATGGAGGACAGCTTGATTTAGTACCGAGTTCCATATGTAAGTTGAAGCATTTAAGAGATCTTGATCTTTCACAGAATTTGAAAATCGAGAAGCTACCCGATTCCATAAGTAGATTGCAAAATTTGTATATACTATGA